A stretch of Bacteroidales bacterium DNA encodes these proteins:
- a CDS encoding sigma-70 family RNA polymerase sigma factor, producing MSDHKQQEEFLKLIAEHQDLIRKVAAIYHKNKADQEDAFQEILLNLWQAYPTFRGESKFSTWLYRVALNTVISGFRKVSNKVRRNQSEVPITDELLGPSEQDLSEEIEFLYRAIDHLSDIEKAIIMLYMEEKTYDDIAEIMGMTRTNVGVKINRIKKKLKKIYNKVSDGH from the coding sequence TTGAGTGATCACAAACAACAAGAGGAATTCCTAAAACTGATCGCGGAGCATCAGGATCTTATACGCAAGGTAGCCGCCATTTATCATAAGAATAAAGCCGATCAGGAAGATGCCTTTCAGGAGATTCTGTTGAATCTGTGGCAGGCTTATCCCACCTTTCGCGGAGAATCCAAATTTTCAACCTGGTTGTACCGGGTGGCCTTGAATACTGTTATATCAGGATTCAGGAAGGTTTCCAATAAAGTCCGGAGGAATCAATCGGAAGTCCCTATTACCGACGAGCTCCTTGGACCCTCAGAACAGGACCTATCCGAAGAGATAGAATTTTTGTACCGTGCCATAGATCATTTGTCAGACATTGAAAAAGCCATTATCATGCTTTACATGGAGGAAAAAACGTATGATGATATAGCGGAGATTATGGGAATGACCCGCACCAATGTCGGTGTGAAGATCAACCGGATTAAGAAAAAACTGAAAAAAATTTATAATAAGGTATCCGATGGACATTGA
- a CDS encoding aldose 1-epimerase translates to MRHFNNSLQTAFIIVLSMFVFASCQQDQYSAEVTEKAGEEIAVLRDNENNMRVNIAVSIGNNMYKLMVNDTNQLHFPTTLEEYGTTNTKHANPFMYPWSNRLEGYYYYFNDQKISVDTTDPSLYFQRDGNNLPLHGYMTKVDAWETVSYQATNEDGAIHTAKIDFSEHPRLMKNYPFPHVVTMKHILKDGTVSIQVAVENTGEKAMPVAYGFHTYYKIPPMDSYDNYLTIAAEKIMELDDQSLPTGELTDISNLLSDPRHYRIGTKTIDHVFTQLKTDENGYSVFSLEKPNHTLNIHMGESYQYATVYSPIEEGTSFVCVEPMMAPTNGFNLYHKGIWDHLPVVQPGETQQSTFKIAIE, encoded by the coding sequence ATGAGACATTTTAACAATTCCCTCCAAACAGCTTTTATTATCGTGTTGAGCATGTTTGTTTTTGCATCCTGTCAGCAGGACCAATATTCGGCCGAAGTCACCGAAAAGGCCGGAGAAGAAATAGCAGTACTTCGTGATAATGAGAACAATATGCGCGTGAACATTGCTGTAAGTATAGGAAACAATATGTACAAACTGATGGTAAATGATACCAATCAATTGCATTTTCCTACTACACTCGAAGAATATGGCACTACAAATACCAAACATGCCAATCCGTTCATGTATCCCTGGAGTAACAGGCTGGAAGGATATTATTACTATTTCAATGATCAGAAAATTTCCGTTGATACCACCGACCCATCGTTATATTTTCAACGGGATGGTAACAACCTTCCGCTCCATGGTTATATGACAAAAGTTGATGCATGGGAAACCGTCAGTTATCAAGCTACCAATGAAGATGGAGCCATCCATACTGCAAAAATTGATTTTTCCGAGCATCCCAGGCTTATGAAAAATTATCCCTTCCCCCATGTAGTCACCATGAAACATATTTTAAAGGATGGAACGGTATCTATTCAGGTTGCCGTTGAGAATACAGGAGAAAAGGCAATGCCTGTGGCTTACGGATTCCATACCTACTATAAAATACCCCCGATGGATTCATACGATAATTATTTGACCATTGCTGCAGAAAAAATTATGGAACTTGATGATCAGTCATTGCCAACGGGTGAATTGACAGATATTTCAAACCTGTTGTCTGATCCCCGGCATTACAGAATTGGAACCAAAACGATAGATCATGTTTTTACTCAACTGAAAACCGATGAGAATGGTTATAGCGTGTTTTCATTGGAAAAACCCAATCATACCCTTAATATTCATATGGGCGAGAGTTATCAATATGCTACTGTATATTCTCCCATTGAGGAAGGTACTTCCTTTGTCTGTGTTGAGCCCATGATGGCTCCGACAAATGGTTTTAACCTTTATCATAAGGGGATATGGGACCATCTACCTGTTGTGCAGCCCGGAGAAACCCAACAATCTACATTTAAGATTGCTATAGAATAA
- the gyrB gene encoding DNA topoisomerase (ATP-hydrolyzing) subunit B: MQDKDQERKNQEYQDYSAGSIQVLEGLEAVRKRPAMYIGDVAEKGLHHLVNEVVDNSIDEALAGYAQNIDIIINEDSSVTITDDGRGIPVDYHEKEGRSALEVVMTVLHAGGKFNKDSYKVSGGLHGVGVSCVNALSEYLKAEIHRNGKIYYQEYRKGKPVTEIQEIGTTEKTGSIITFMPDQEIFAVKDFNYETLASRLRELAFLNRGIQLSIVDKRELEENGNGGDYRHNNFYSEEGLKEFIEFLDATREKIIQKPLHLETSKNGIPVEIALQYNNAFSENVHSYVNNINTIEGGTHLAGFKRGLTRTLKNYAEKSGLTAKLNFTINGDDFREGLTSIISVKVQDPQFEGQTKTKLGNSELVGAVDQATSELLTNYLEENPKDAKNIVNKVITAAQARHAARKAREMVQRKNAMNGSGLPGKLADCSSKDADNTEIYLVEGDSAGGTAKQGRDRRFQAILPLKGKILNVEKALRSKIFENDEIKNIFTALGVTIGTEEDSKELNISKLRYNKIIIMCDADVDGSHIETLIMTFFFRYMTELVKKGYIYIATPPLYQIRKGKHARYCWNEEERAQIVDELGKGKESNVTIQRYKGLGEMTSEQLWQTTMNPENRKLRQVTIESAAETDRIFSMLMGDDVLPRREFIQSHAKYANIDA, from the coding sequence ATGCAAGACAAAGATCAGGAAAGAAAAAACCAGGAGTATCAGGATTATTCAGCAGGAAGCATTCAGGTTCTTGAAGGTTTGGAAGCCGTTCGTAAACGGCCGGCAATGTACATAGGGGATGTAGCGGAAAAAGGACTTCATCATCTTGTTAATGAGGTTGTTGATAACTCCATTGACGAAGCACTTGCAGGTTATGCCCAAAACATTGATATCATTATAAATGAAGACAGTTCCGTTACCATTACGGATGATGGTAGAGGTATCCCTGTAGATTACCACGAAAAGGAAGGCAGATCCGCTCTTGAAGTGGTTATGACTGTGTTGCACGCAGGCGGCAAATTCAATAAGGATTCTTATAAGGTATCCGGTGGTTTACACGGTGTAGGGGTATCCTGTGTCAATGCCCTCTCGGAATACTTAAAGGCTGAAATTCATCGTAATGGGAAAATTTATTACCAGGAGTATAGAAAAGGGAAACCGGTAACGGAGATCCAGGAAATCGGTACCACGGAAAAAACCGGAAGTATCATTACTTTTATGCCTGATCAGGAGATATTTGCCGTAAAGGATTTCAATTATGAAACGTTGGCTTCACGACTGCGTGAACTGGCATTTTTGAACAGGGGCATTCAGCTTAGTATTGTGGATAAACGTGAGTTGGAAGAGAACGGGAACGGTGGCGATTATAGACATAATAATTTCTACTCTGAGGAAGGATTGAAGGAATTTATAGAATTTTTGGACGCCACCCGTGAGAAGATCATTCAAAAACCCCTTCACCTTGAAACTTCAAAGAACGGCATCCCCGTTGAAATTGCATTGCAATACAATAATGCCTTTTCAGAGAATGTCCATTCTTATGTAAATAACATCAACACCATAGAAGGTGGTACCCATCTGGCCGGATTCAAGAGGGGGCTTACACGGACATTGAAAAATTATGCTGAAAAGTCCGGTCTGACAGCTAAACTGAATTTCACCATTAATGGGGATGATTTCCGGGAAGGTTTGACCTCAATCATTTCTGTGAAAGTTCAGGATCCCCAGTTTGAGGGTCAAACCAAAACCAAACTTGGGAATTCTGAGTTGGTTGGTGCTGTTGATCAGGCTACCAGTGAGCTGCTGACAAATTATCTTGAGGAAAATCCCAAGGATGCAAAAAATATTGTAAATAAAGTAATCACCGCCGCCCAGGCCCGACATGCTGCAAGGAAGGCAAGGGAGATGGTTCAGCGTAAGAACGCCATGAATGGCTCCGGGTTGCCTGGTAAACTTGCCGACTGCTCAAGTAAAGATGCTGACAATACCGAGATATACCTTGTTGAGGGAGATTCTGCCGGGGGAACAGCCAAACAGGGCCGAGACAGAAGATTTCAGGCTATTCTGCCCCTTAAGGGGAAAATATTGAACGTGGAGAAAGCCCTGAGAAGTAAAATTTTTGAGAACGATGAGATCAAAAATATTTTTACAGCGCTTGGAGTTACCATAGGTACCGAAGAAGACAGCAAGGAACTGAATATATCCAAATTACGGTACAATAAAATCATTATCATGTGTGATGCCGATGTGGACGGAAGTCATATCGAAACACTGATCATGACCTTCTTCTTCCGGTACATGACCGAATTGGTCAAAAAGGGATATATTTATATTGCTACCCCCCCGCTTTATCAGATAAGAAAGGGAAAACATGCCCGATATTGCTGGAATGAAGAGGAACGTGCTCAGATTGTTGATGAATTGGGCAAGGGAAAGGAAAGCAATGTTACCATTCAGCGGTATAAAGGCCTTGGTGAGATGACATCAGAACAGTTGTGGCAAACTACTATGAATCCCGAGAACCGTAAATTACGTCAGGTAACCATTGAAAGCGCGGCAGAAACTGACAGGATATTTTCTATGTTGATGGGAGATGATGTGTTGCCGCGAAGGGAGTTTATCCAGAGCCATGCCAAATATGCAAATATTGATGCATAG
- a CDS encoding tetratricopeptide repeat protein, with protein MQLLKYVILLLFVFPLTLNAQESEGISPGYRAYQQAIELYDKEKYAAAQQHFDKALKKMEDAEKEIKANSRYYMAICAIELHHNNAEYLLNRFISEYPESPKVNSAYFYMGEFQYRQKNYQDAIQWFTRLNKDKLTGEQLGAYYFKLGYSYHQTGNSTRATQAFYEVKDGNSTFASPALYYYSHIAYQNGNYQTALEGFKQLTGNNTFAPIMPYYITQIYYLQERYEAVIDYAPQFVQSATAKRLPEIARIIGDSYYQLQRYDSALTYLEMHRTKGEAMEREDHYRLGYVAYQLDSLNKAIEHLEKVTDQEDKIGQNAYYHLADCYLKQDKKNNARLAFEFASKLDFDPKIRENALFNYAKLTYEMRNTPFNDAIKAFEEYIDKYPDSDNTTEAYNYLVDAYLNSSNYKAALRSLEELEELELPLRKAYQKVAYYRGLELYNNRHYEEAVEIFAKALKYKNFNQGIAALSRYWQSESNYQLQNFEKAAAGFNRFLLSSGAYNTDVYDKAHYNLGYTHFQLQDYPDAIKWFRKYLSITNAEKSQYVADTYIRLGDAYFIRRNHQQAINYYDRAIELDIRSQDYALFQKGFAQGLQNRPENKIATLKRLVERHPESGYIDDAYFEMGRSYMTLDQLQNAMDYFNQIVNDFPSSNHVRESLVQLGLIHYNLDNNSRAIDYYKRVVTEYPNTEQANSALTGLKNIYVDMNRVDEYTDYVNNLGDYGQVSMNEQDSLTFRSAEKVYMNEGCDDAIELFRKYLDRFTNGNFALNAHFYMADCLERQGSVDQALEHYQYVIDQPQNSFMEQALNAAARINMDRENYEEALDQMEDLEKVAEVQKNIIFSRVGQMRAHYALENYGEAYEAADKVLHTENLNAREEREARFTKAKALFFEEKYDLALKEFRIVAEEVSSNEGAEAKYRIARIYYEKEDYETAEEEIFDFVEQSSSQEYWKARSFILLADVYKAMGDLFQARHTLKSIIENYEPSGEGDDVLEKAKEKYNTILEEEKYQMNGDTTDTNEREIKIRMQDESAPDTSSETPNSSESNQESTTKSNE; from the coding sequence ATGCAGCTTTTGAAGTATGTAATCCTGTTATTGTTTGTTTTTCCGTTGACACTGAATGCTCAGGAAAGTGAGGGCATTTCTCCGGGTTATCGTGCTTATCAGCAAGCTATTGAGCTATACGATAAGGAAAAATATGCAGCGGCTCAACAGCATTTTGATAAGGCATTGAAAAAAATGGAAGATGCAGAGAAAGAAATTAAGGCTAATTCCCGGTATTATATGGCTATTTGTGCAATAGAGCTCCATCACAATAATGCCGAATACCTGTTGAATCGTTTTATTTCCGAATATCCTGAAAGCCCGAAGGTGAACTCCGCTTATTTTTATATGGGGGAATTCCAATACAGGCAGAAAAATTATCAGGATGCGATACAATGGTTTACCAGGCTTAATAAGGATAAACTTACCGGGGAGCAACTCGGAGCATATTATTTTAAGCTCGGTTACAGTTACCATCAAACCGGGAACTCCACCCGGGCCACACAGGCTTTTTACGAAGTAAAAGACGGAAATTCAACTTTTGCGTCTCCCGCCTTATACTATTATTCGCACATTGCCTATCAGAACGGCAATTATCAAACCGCCCTGGAAGGTTTTAAGCAACTGACCGGCAACAATACTTTTGCCCCCATTATGCCCTATTACATTACCCAGATTTATTATCTCCAGGAAAGATATGAAGCCGTCATAGATTATGCGCCCCAGTTTGTGCAATCGGCAACTGCAAAGCGGCTTCCGGAAATTGCAAGGATTATCGGAGATTCTTACTACCAGTTGCAGCGGTACGACAGTGCATTAACCTACCTGGAAATGCACAGGACGAAAGGTGAGGCAATGGAACGGGAGGATCATTACCGGTTGGGTTATGTTGCTTATCAACTCGATAGTCTGAATAAGGCAATAGAGCATCTGGAAAAGGTTACCGACCAGGAAGATAAGATTGGCCAGAATGCTTACTATCATCTGGCTGATTGTTACCTGAAGCAGGATAAGAAGAATAACGCACGCCTGGCTTTTGAGTTTGCTTCCAAACTTGATTTTGATCCAAAGATCCGGGAAAATGCCTTGTTTAATTATGCCAAGCTTACCTATGAGATGCGCAATACACCATTCAATGATGCCATTAAAGCCTTTGAGGAATATATTGATAAATATCCCGATTCCGACAATACCACTGAAGCCTATAATTATCTGGTTGATGCTTATCTGAATTCAAGCAATTACAAGGCGGCGCTCAGATCGCTGGAAGAGCTTGAGGAACTTGAGCTTCCCCTTCGGAAAGCTTATCAGAAAGTGGCGTATTACCGGGGTCTTGAGTTATACAACAACAGACATTATGAAGAAGCGGTGGAAATATTTGCTAAAGCTCTGAAATACAAGAATTTTAATCAGGGTATTGCTGCTCTTTCCAGATATTGGCAGTCTGAATCGAATTATCAACTTCAGAACTTTGAAAAAGCAGCAGCCGGCTTTAATCGCTTCTTGTTATCCTCGGGCGCCTATAATACAGATGTATATGACAAGGCCCATTACAATCTTGGTTATACCCATTTTCAGCTTCAAGATTATCCCGATGCAATAAAATGGTTCAGAAAATATTTAAGCATAACCAATGCCGAAAAAAGTCAATACGTCGCCGATACATATATCCGGCTCGGCGATGCTTATTTCATACGGCGCAATCACCAACAGGCCATAAATTATTATGATAGGGCCATAGAACTTGATATCAGAAGTCAGGATTATGCGCTCTTTCAGAAAGGGTTTGCTCAGGGGTTGCAAAATCGCCCTGAAAACAAGATTGCCACACTGAAACGCCTGGTCGAAAGGCATCCGGAATCGGGTTATATAGATGACGCATATTTTGAAATGGGCAGAAGTTATATGACTTTGGATCAGTTACAGAATGCCATGGATTATTTCAACCAGATTGTGAATGACTTTCCCTCGAGCAATCATGTCAGGGAATCGCTGGTTCAACTGGGGCTTATCCATTATAATCTGGACAACAATTCAAGAGCCATTGACTACTATAAACGGGTTGTGACTGAATATCCGAATACCGAACAGGCAAATAGCGCACTCACTGGCCTGAAAAACATTTATGTGGATATGAACCGGGTAGATGAATATACCGATTACGTAAATAACCTGGGCGATTATGGCCAGGTTAGCATGAACGAACAGGATTCATTGACTTTTAGGTCGGCCGAAAAGGTGTATATGAATGAGGGTTGTGACGATGCGATTGAATTGTTCCGGAAATATCTGGATCGATTTACCAACGGTAATTTTGCCCTAAATGCTCATTTCTACATGGCCGATTGCTTAGAAAGACAGGGTAGTGTGGATCAGGCATTGGAACATTATCAATATGTCATCGACCAGCCTCAGAATTCCTTTATGGAACAGGCATTAAATGCAGCCGCCCGTATCAATATGGATAGGGAAAATTACGAAGAGGCCCTTGACCAAATGGAAGATCTGGAGAAAGTTGCAGAAGTTCAAAAAAATATCATTTTTTCAAGGGTTGGGCAGATGCGTGCTCATTATGCACTGGAAAATTACGGGGAAGCTTATGAAGCAGCCGACAAGGTTTTACATACCGAAAATCTTAATGCCAGGGAGGAACGAGAAGCCCGTTTCACTAAAGCTAAAGCCCTCTTTTTTGAAGAGAAATACGATTTGGCCCTGAAGGAATTCAGAATTGTGGCTGAAGAAGTCAGTAGCAATGAAGGGGCTGAAGCTAAATATCGCATTGCCCGGATATACTATGAAAAAGAGGATTATGAAACTGCCGAAGAAGAAATATTTGATTTTGTGGAACAGAGTTCATCCCAGGAATATTGGAAAGCCAGGAGCTTTATATTGCTTGCTGATGTTTACAAAGCGATGGGAGATTTATTTCAGGCCCGGCATACATTGAAGAGTATTATTGAAAACTATGAACCTTCAGGGGAAGGAGATGATGTACTAGAAAAGGCAAAGGAGAAGTATAATACCATCCTGGAGGAAGAAAAATATCAGATGAACGGAGATACAACGGATACTAATGAAAGAGAAATAAAGATCCGCATGCAGGATGAAAGTGCACCCGATACAAGCAGTGAAACCCCGAATAGTAGTGAATCAAACCAGGAATCTACAACAAAAAGCAATGAATGA
- a CDS encoding ATP-binding cassette domain-containing protein: MNEVIKFDEARIYQNENLILKDIDLNIQENEFVYFVGRVGSGKTTLIKVINAEIPLHEGEGYVLDINLKKLKKKHIPKLRRNLGVVFQDFKLLSDRSVFHNLQFVMKSTGWKDKKAIRFRINEVLEKVNLSYKGYKFPHQLSGGEQQRVVIARALLNDPPIILADEPTGNLDPETSEDLLKLLLEINANGKTIVMATHAYELVKKFEARTLKFENGNIYDTGGAEEIDFSTLLT; the protein is encoded by the coding sequence ATGAATGAGGTGATAAAATTTGATGAGGCCCGAATTTACCAGAACGAAAATCTAATCCTTAAGGACATCGACTTAAACATCCAGGAAAATGAGTTTGTTTATTTTGTAGGTCGTGTGGGAAGCGGCAAAACCACACTTATTAAAGTGATCAACGCTGAAATACCGCTGCATGAAGGAGAAGGATACGTGCTAGACATCAATCTGAAAAAGCTAAAAAAGAAGCATATTCCAAAATTAAGAAGAAATCTGGGAGTTGTCTTCCAGGACTTTAAACTTCTTTCTGACCGCTCGGTATTTCATAACCTGCAGTTTGTAATGAAATCCACAGGCTGGAAAGACAAAAAAGCGATACGGTTTCGAATCAATGAGGTGCTGGAGAAGGTAAATCTTAGCTACAAAGGCTATAAATTTCCGCATCAGCTCTCGGGCGGTGAGCAGCAGCGTGTAGTAATTGCCAGGGCATTACTAAACGATCCCCCGATTATTCTTGCTGATGAACCTACCGGCAATCTTGACCCGGAAACTTCGGAAGATCTTCTGAAATTATTGCTGGAGATTAATGCCAATGGCAAAACCATTGTCATGGCCACCCATGCTTATGAACTGGTAAAAAAATTTGAAGCCAGAACACTGAAATTTGAAAACGGGAACATTTACGATACCGGAGGCGCCGAGGAGATTGATTTCAGCACGTTACTCACATAA
- a CDS encoding acyl-CoA dehydrogenase family protein, with product MEEKELNIKGCEFLTKETEASEIFIPEEFDEEQTMIAQTCQDFLETEVFCNLDRIDKKEEGLMRSILEKSGELGLLGISVPEDYEGFGQSFLTSMYANEVLGAGYSFSVAYSANTGIGTLPIVYYGNEEQKQKYLPKLASGEKMASFCLTEPGAGSDANAGKTKAVLSDDGKHYIVSGQKMWITNGGFADVHIVFAKIENDRILSAFIVDGDSAGIEINPEEEKMGIKGSSTVQIFYNDVKVPVENLLGRRGEGFRIALYILHMGRIKLGGNVIGAAKRAISQSVNYANERKQFGNLISEFASIKHKLAEQVIETFTNESAVYRLSKNVDEAIEANMNNGMDYGKANTEAFVQYEAEAAILKVYSSETLDHIVDEMVQIMGGMGFSSEMPADRAYRDSRINRIFEGTNEINRLWISDTVNKRGHKKKIDIFGQADEVMEQLHNLPEYKSQGYFEDKAHYVQNFKKVVKMLMKAASNKFGKKMAHEQEILNNMADIITLTYVAESTMLRVKKMESMQTSVDTSLLRDIVDVFMLDAADRIRKYALDAIYSLDAEEDIEKYTKGVSHFTALPRFNVKEARRRIADKLIGENEYCF from the coding sequence ATGGAAGAAAAAGAGTTGAACATAAAAGGATGTGAATTTCTTACCAAAGAAACAGAAGCCAGCGAAATTTTTATTCCCGAGGAATTTGACGAAGAACAAACCATGATCGCTCAGACCTGTCAGGATTTTCTGGAAACAGAAGTTTTCTGTAATCTCGACCGGATTGATAAAAAAGAGGAAGGTTTGATGAGGAGCATACTGGAAAAGTCAGGCGAACTGGGTTTATTGGGTATCTCTGTTCCCGAGGATTATGAAGGCTTCGGCCAATCTTTCCTTACCTCCATGTATGCCAATGAAGTGTTGGGTGCCGGCTATTCTTTTTCCGTGGCTTATTCAGCCAATACGGGTATCGGCACGCTACCCATCGTTTATTATGGAAATGAAGAACAAAAGCAGAAGTACCTGCCCAAACTGGCTTCAGGAGAGAAGATGGCATCTTTCTGTTTGACCGAGCCGGGAGCCGGATCCGATGCCAATGCCGGAAAAACCAAAGCGGTCCTTTCCGACGACGGCAAACATTACATAGTCAGCGGACAGAAAATGTGGATCACTAACGGTGGCTTTGCCGATGTACATATAGTGTTCGCAAAAATTGAGAACGACCGGATATTGAGCGCTTTTATTGTAGATGGAGATAGCGCCGGTATAGAGATCAATCCCGAGGAGGAGAAAATGGGTATTAAAGGTTCATCAACGGTACAGATCTTTTATAATGATGTGAAAGTACCGGTTGAAAACCTGCTCGGCAGAAGAGGTGAAGGATTCCGTATTGCCCTTTATATTCTCCATATGGGACGTATTAAGTTGGGAGGTAATGTGATCGGTGCTGCCAAAAGGGCCATCAGTCAGTCGGTGAATTATGCCAACGAAAGAAAACAGTTTGGAAATTTGATTTCTGAATTTGCCTCCATTAAACACAAACTGGCTGAACAGGTGATTGAAACTTTCACCAATGAATCGGCCGTTTACAGACTAAGCAAGAATGTGGACGAAGCCATAGAAGCCAATATGAATAATGGTATGGACTATGGTAAAGCAAATACGGAAGCTTTTGTTCAGTACGAGGCAGAGGCCGCTATACTTAAAGTTTATAGCTCTGAAACACTGGATCATATTGTTGATGAGATGGTGCAGATTATGGGCGGAATGGGTTTTTCATCTGAAATGCCAGCCGACAGAGCCTACAGGGATTCCAGAATCAACCGTATCTTTGAAGGAACCAATGAAATAAACAGGCTCTGGATCTCCGATACAGTCAATAAGCGGGGGCATAAGAAAAAGATTGATATATTTGGTCAGGCAGACGAGGTGATGGAACAGCTCCATAATCTACCGGAATATAAGTCGCAGGGTTATTTTGAAGACAAAGCCCATTATGTGCAGAACTTCAAGAAGGTAGTGAAGATGCTTATGAAGGCTGCCTCCAATAAATTCGGTAAGAAAATGGCCCATGAGCAGGAGATTCTGAATAATATGGCCGATATTATTACATTGACTTATGTGGCTGAATCTACCATGTTGCGGGTTAAGAAGATGGAGTCCATGCAAACTTCGGTTGATACGAGCTTGTTACGAGATATAGTCGATGTATTTATGCTGGATGCCGCTGACAGGATACGGAAATATGCACTGGACGCCATTTATTCTCTTGATGCGGAAGAAGATATAGAGAAATACACAAAAGGAGTAAGCCATTTTACCGCCCTTCCGCGGTTTAATGTTAAAGAGGCCCGCAGACGAATAGCCGATAAGCTCATCGGGGAAAACGAGTATTGTTTTTAA
- a CDS encoding (Fe-S)-binding protein: MTKRKIEVPIMADLHARGEKPEYLVWVGSAGAYDDRYKKVTRAFIKVLTYLNINYAVLGTEETSSGDVARRGGNEMLFQMQAMSNIELMDGYAVEKILTCDPHAYNTFKNEYPDFGGHYEVWHHTQFFQKLIQDGTLSIDSSRFRDQTITYHDPCYLGRANGEYNAPRNVLDSIPSHKKEMPRHKSSALCCGAGGGQMFKEAEKGDKEVFIERTEEALDTGSDIIATACPYCMVMLTDGLKYKNKETEIKNLDIAEIIEQSLEL, encoded by the coding sequence ATGACTAAACGTAAGATTGAAGTTCCGATAATGGCCGATCTTCATGCCAGAGGTGAGAAGCCGGAATACCTGGTTTGGGTTGGCAGTGCAGGAGCTTATGATGATCGCTACAAGAAGGTCACGAGGGCTTTCATCAAAGTGCTTACTTATCTCAATATAAATTATGCGGTACTGGGAACCGAGGAAACCTCAAGCGGAGATGTAGCACGCCGGGGAGGTAATGAAATGCTTTTTCAGATGCAGGCCATGTCCAATATTGAGCTTATGGACGGGTATGCCGTAGAAAAAATCCTCACTTGCGATCCCCATGCTTACAATACTTTTAAAAATGAATATCCTGATTTTGGCGGTCATTATGAAGTATGGCACCATACACAGTTTTTTCAGAAACTCATTCAGGATGGCACGCTTAGCATTGATAGCAGCAGGTTTAGAGATCAAACCATCACCTATCATGATCCTTGTTACCTGGGAAGGGCTAACGGAGAATACAATGCTCCACGCAATGTTCTGGATTCCATACCGTCGCATAAGAAAGAGATGCCCCGGCATAAGAGCTCCGCACTTTGTTGTGGAGCAGGAGGAGGTCAGATGTTTAAAGAAGCAGAGAAAGGCGATAAGGAAGTATTTATTGAACGAACCGAGGAGGCCCTGGATACCGGATCGGATATTATTGCCACGGCCTGCCCTTATTGCATGGTGATGCTAACCGATGGACTAAAATATAAAAACAAGGAAACAGAAATAAAAAATCTCGATATAGCCGAAATTATAGAACAGAGTCTTGAATTATAA